Proteins encoded within one genomic window of Citrobacter amalonaticus Y19:
- the ytfE gene encoding iron-sulfur cluster repair protein YtfE: MAYRDQPLGELALSIPRASALFRKYDMDYCCGGKQTLARAAARKELDVDAIEAQLAQLAQQPIDKDWRTAPLTDIIDHIIVRYHDRHREQLPELILQATKVERVHADKPNVPKGLAKYLTMLHQELSSHMMKEEQILFPMIKQGMGSQAMGPISVMESEHDDAGELLEVIKHTTQNVTIPPEACTTWKAMYNGINEMIDDLMEHISLENNVLFPRALAGE, from the coding sequence ATGGCTTATCGCGATCAACCTTTAGGTGAACTGGCGCTCTCTATCCCTCGCGCTTCGGCACTGTTTCGTAAGTACGATATGGATTACTGCTGTGGCGGTAAGCAGACGCTGGCGCGTGCTGCCGCCCGTAAAGAGCTGGATGTTGATGCCATCGAAGCGCAGTTGGCACAACTGGCACAACAGCCGATCGATAAAGACTGGCGCACCGCGCCGCTGACCGACATTATCGACCACATCATTGTTCGTTATCACGACAGACACCGCGAGCAACTGCCGGAACTGATCCTGCAGGCCACCAAAGTTGAACGCGTTCATGCCGATAAGCCCAATGTACCGAAAGGTCTGGCGAAGTATCTGACCATGCTGCATCAGGAGCTTTCCAGCCACATGATGAAAGAGGAGCAGATTCTGTTCCCGATGATCAAACAGGGCATGGGCAGCCAGGCGATGGGGCCGATCAGCGTCATGGAAAGCGAGCATGATGACGCGGGAGAACTGCTGGAAGTGATTAAACACACCACCCAGAATGTGACGATCCCGCCAGAAGCGTGCACCACCTGGAAAGCGATGTACAACGGTATCAACGAGATGATTGATGACCTGATGGAACACATCAGCCTGGAAAATAATGTGCTGTTCCCGCGCGCACTGGCGGGGGAGTAA
- a CDS encoding DMT family transporter produces the protein MISGVLYALLAGLMWGLIFVGPLIVPEYPAVLQSMGRYLALGLIALPLAWLGRGRLRQLSAKDWLTALALTMMGNLIYYVCLASAIQRTGAPVSTMIIGTLPVVIPVFANLLYSHRDGRLSWRRLAPALVLIGIGLLCVNIAELNQGLPDFSGWRYGSGIALALVSVVCWAWYALRNARWLRENPDKHPMMWATAQALVTLPVSLLGYLIACLWLHGQTPDFALPFGPRPAVFVGLMVAIAVLCSWVGALCWNIASQRLPTVILGPLIVFETLAGLLYTFLLRQALPPVLTLSGIALLMVGVVVAVRAKPEKPRVIPLSEPGS, from the coding sequence ATGATTAGCGGTGTGTTGTACGCCCTGCTGGCAGGGTTGATGTGGGGACTGATTTTTGTCGGGCCGTTGATCGTGCCGGAATATCCGGCGGTGTTGCAGTCGATGGGGCGCTACCTGGCGTTAGGCCTGATTGCGCTGCCGCTGGCGTGGCTCGGACGCGGGCGCCTGCGACAACTTTCAGCGAAAGACTGGCTGACCGCGCTGGCGCTGACCATGATGGGCAACCTGATTTACTACGTCTGCCTTGCCAGCGCCATTCAGCGCACCGGCGCGCCTGTCTCAACGATGATCATCGGCACGCTGCCGGTCGTCATTCCGGTGTTTGCCAACCTGCTGTACAGCCATCGCGACGGCAGGCTCTCCTGGCGACGACTGGCACCCGCGCTGGTGCTGATTGGCATCGGACTGTTGTGCGTGAACATTGCGGAACTCAATCAGGGTTTGCCTGATTTTAGCGGCTGGCGTTACGGTTCCGGTATTGCGCTGGCGCTGGTGTCGGTCGTGTGCTGGGCCTGGTATGCGCTGCGCAATGCCCGCTGGCTGCGGGAGAATCCGGATAAACACCCGATGATGTGGGCGACCGCGCAGGCGCTGGTGACACTGCCCGTGTCGCTGCTGGGCTACCTCATCGCCTGCCTCTGGCTGCACGGACAAACACCCGATTTCGCACTACCGTTCGGCCCGCGCCCGGCGGTGTTTGTCGGACTGATGGTGGCGATTGCGGTGCTGTGTTCATGGGTAGGCGCACTGTGCTGGAATATTGCCAGCCAGCGATTACCGACGGTGATCCTCGGCCCGTTGATCGTGTTCGAAACGCTGGCGGGCTTGCTGTACACCTTCCTCTTGCGCCAGGCCCTTCCCCCTGTTCTGACCCTTAGCGGTATCGCCTTGCTGATGGTCGGCGTGGTGGTAGCGGTCAGAGCGAAACCGGAAAAACCGCGCGTCATTCCACTTTCAGAGCCGGGCAGTTAA
- a CDS encoding AraC family transcriptional regulator, translated as MQGVPEQFSDEKDSARFRHLAQVPGVELYHAHISRYAFEPHTHEAFGIGAIEAGAERFRYRGTQYVAPAHSVVTMNPDELHTGEAETADGWRYRMIYLEPDLLEEVTGIRHWWFHDVTRHDPLRSRQICSLIHGLWHTDDPLAQKGLLLELINTFQPLARHAPVSQEGAHRFERVRDYLHDNYMRPITLDELARVVSLSPWHFQRQFKAHFHVTPHQMLMAIRLWRAKGFLTLGMPAADVAAATGLTDQSHLTRAFTHRYGITPVRYQKQVYSR; from the coding sequence GTGCAAGGTGTACCAGAGCAGTTCAGCGATGAAAAAGACAGCGCCCGCTTTCGCCATCTGGCGCAGGTACCGGGCGTGGAGTTGTATCATGCGCACATTTCACGCTACGCCTTTGAACCCCACACCCACGAAGCGTTCGGCATTGGCGCGATAGAAGCTGGCGCCGAGCGCTTCCGCTATCGCGGCACGCAATACGTTGCCCCTGCCCACTCGGTCGTGACGATGAATCCGGATGAGTTGCATACCGGCGAGGCCGAAACCGCCGACGGCTGGCGTTACCGGATGATCTATCTGGAGCCCGATCTGCTGGAAGAGGTGACCGGCATCCGTCACTGGTGGTTTCATGACGTCACGCGTCACGATCCGCTCCGCTCGCGTCAGATCTGTTCGTTAATCCACGGCCTGTGGCACACCGACGATCCCTTGGCACAAAAAGGGCTGCTGTTGGAGCTGATCAACACCTTCCAGCCACTGGCGCGTCATGCCCCGGTGTCGCAGGAAGGCGCGCATCGCTTTGAGCGCGTGCGCGACTACTTGCATGACAACTACATGCGCCCGATCACTCTCGACGAACTGGCGCGCGTTGTCTCACTCAGCCCCTGGCATTTTCAGCGTCAGTTCAAGGCCCATTTCCACGTGACGCCGCATCAGATGCTGATGGCGATCCGCCTGTGGCGAGCGAAAGGGTTTCTGACACTCGGCATGCCCGCTGCGGACGTTGCCGCCGCGACCGGCCTCACCGATCAGTCTCACCTCACTCGCGCCTTTACCCATCGCTATGGCATTACTCCCGTACGCTATCAAAAGCAGGTTTATTCGCGCTAA
- a CDS encoding SDR family oxidoreductase: MIAITGATGQLGQHVIENLLKTVPASQIVAIVRNPAKATALSQQGITVRQADYRDETAFTQALQGVDKLLLISSSEVGQRAAQHRNVINAAKAAKVKFIAYTSLLHADRSPLGLHVEHVETEKMLADSGIAYALLRNGWYTENYLASAPPALEHGVFIGAAGEGRIASATRADYAAAAAQVISTEGHAGKVYELAGDDSWTLSQLAAELSKQSGKQVVYQNLSEADFAAALKGAGLPAGLADMLADSDTGASKGGLFDDSHTLSKLIGRPTTPLAESVKGIL, translated from the coding sequence ATGATTGCTATTACCGGCGCAACGGGCCAACTGGGCCAACACGTTATTGAGAATCTGCTGAAAACCGTTCCTGCCAGCCAGATTGTCGCGATCGTTCGTAACCCGGCGAAAGCCACCGCATTAAGCCAACAGGGGATCACCGTACGTCAGGCGGATTACCGCGACGAAACCGCATTCACCCAGGCGTTGCAGGGTGTCGACAAGCTGCTGTTGATTTCCTCCAGCGAAGTGGGACAGCGTGCCGCTCAGCACCGTAATGTCATTAATGCAGCGAAGGCGGCGAAAGTGAAATTTATCGCTTACACCAGCCTGTTGCATGCCGACCGTTCCCCGCTGGGCCTGCACGTCGAACACGTCGAAACCGAGAAGATGCTGGCGGACTCAGGTATTGCTTACGCGCTGCTGCGTAACGGTTGGTATACCGAAAACTATCTTGCCAGCGCCCCCCCAGCGCTTGAGCATGGCGTGTTTATCGGTGCTGCTGGCGAGGGCAGAATTGCTTCCGCAACCCGCGCTGACTACGCCGCTGCAGCCGCACAGGTTATCAGTACAGAAGGCCATGCCGGGAAAGTGTATGAACTGGCAGGCGATGACTCCTGGACGCTGAGCCAACTGGCTGCTGAACTGAGCAAACAAAGCGGTAAACAGGTCGTCTATCAGAACCTGAGCGAAGCGGATTTCGCCGCCGCGTTGAAGGGCGCAGGCCTGCCAGCGGGTCTGGCGGATATGCTGGCCGATTCAGACACCGGGGCATCCAAAGGCGGTCTGTTCGATGACAGCCACACGCTGAGCAAACTGATCGGTCGCCCAACCACTCCGCTGGCTGAAAGCGTCAAAGGCATCCTGTAA
- a CDS encoding winged helix-turn-helix transcriptional regulator, protein MSASTLSQQLRDGNLFAEQCPSREVLKHVTSRWGVLILVALRDGTHRFSDLRRKMGGVSEKMLAQSLQALEQDGFINRVSYPVVPPHVEYSLTPLGEQVSDKVAALADWIELNLPQVLAQREERAA, encoded by the coding sequence ATGAGTGCATCGACCCTTTCTCAACAACTCCGTGACGGCAATTTGTTTGCCGAGCAGTGTCCGTCGCGTGAGGTGTTAAAGCATGTAACCAGTCGCTGGGGCGTGTTGATTCTGGTGGCGCTGCGTGACGGTACTCACCGTTTCAGCGATCTGCGCCGTAAAATGGGCGGCGTGAGCGAGAAGATGCTGGCACAGTCGCTGCAGGCGCTGGAACAGGATGGGTTTATCAACCGGGTGTCGTATCCGGTGGTGCCGCCGCACGTGGAGTACAGCCTGACTCCGCTGGGCGAGCAGGTCAGTGATAAAGTCGCCGCACTGGCGGACTGGATTGAGTTAAATTTGCCGCAGGTGTTAGCACAACGGGAAGAACGGGCGGCGTAA
- the cpdB gene encoding 2',3'-cyclic-nucleotide 2'-phosphodiesterase: MIKFSATLLATLIAASVNAATVDLRIMETTDLHSNMMDFDYYKDTATEKFGLVRTASLINAARSEAKNSVLVDNGDLIQGSPLGDYMAAKGLKEGDIHPVYKALNTLDYAVGNLGNHEFNYGLEYLQKALAGAKFPYVNANIIDVKTQKPLFTPYLIKETDVVDQEGHKQTLKIGYIGFVPPQIMTWDKANLSGKVTVNDITATARQYVPEMREKGADVVVVIAHSGLSADPYQSMAENSVYYLSDVPGVDAIMFGHAHAVFPGKDFASIKGADIAKGTLNGVPAVMPGMWGDHLGVVDLVLNNDSGKWQVTQAKAEARPIYDAAAKKSLAAEDSKLVDILKADHDATREFVSKPIGKSADNMYSYLALVQDDPTVQVVNNAQKAYVEHFIQGDPDLAKLPVLSAAAPFKVGGRKNDPASFVEVEKGQLTFRNAADLYLYPNTLVVVKASGKEVKEWLECSAGQFNQIDSTSSKPQSLINWDGFRTYNFDVIDGVEYQIDVSQPARYDGECQTVNPTAERIKNLTFNGKPIDPNATFLVATNNYRAYGGKFAGTGDSHIAFASPDENRSVLAAWIGAESKRVGEIHPAADNNWRLAPIHSETKLDIRFETSPSDKAAAFIKEKGQYPLQHVATDDIGFAIYQMDLSK; the protein is encoded by the coding sequence ATGATTAAGTTTAGTGCAACGCTGCTGGCCACGCTGATCGCGGCCAGCGTGAATGCCGCGACCGTCGATCTGCGGATAATGGAAACCACTGATTTACATAGCAACATGATGGATTTCGATTATTACAAAGATACCGCAACCGAAAAATTCGGACTGGTACGTACCGCAAGTTTGATTAACGCCGCGCGCAGTGAAGCTAAAAATAGCGTGCTGGTCGACAATGGCGATCTGATTCAGGGCAGTCCACTGGGCGACTATATGGCGGCCAAAGGGTTGAAAGAGGGGGATATCCATCCGGTCTACAAGGCGCTGAATACGCTGGATTACGCGGTGGGTAACCTCGGGAATCATGAATTTAACTACGGCCTGGAGTATCTGCAAAAGGCGCTGGCTGGTGCGAAGTTCCCCTACGTTAACGCCAATATCATCGACGTTAAGACCCAAAAGCCGTTATTTACCCCCTACCTCATTAAAGAAACTGACGTCGTCGATCAGGAAGGCCACAAGCAGACGCTGAAAATAGGCTATATCGGGTTTGTCCCTCCGCAGATCATGACCTGGGATAAAGCGAACCTGAGCGGTAAAGTGACGGTTAACGACATTACCGCCACCGCGCGCCAGTATGTCCCGGAAATGCGCGAAAAAGGGGCCGATGTGGTGGTGGTGATTGCGCATTCAGGACTCTCTGCTGATCCGTACCAGAGCATGGCGGAGAACTCCGTTTATTATCTCAGCGACGTGCCCGGCGTGGACGCCATCATGTTTGGTCATGCCCACGCGGTCTTCCCCGGTAAAGACTTTGCCAGCATCAAAGGCGCTGATATCGCGAAAGGGACGCTGAACGGCGTACCGGCGGTGATGCCAGGCATGTGGGGCGATCATCTCGGCGTGGTAGATCTGGTGCTCAATAACGACAGCGGTAAATGGCAGGTGACACAGGCGAAAGCCGAAGCGCGCCCCATTTACGACGCCGCCGCGAAGAAATCGCTCGCTGCCGAAGACAGCAAACTGGTGGATATTCTGAAAGCCGACCACGATGCGACCCGTGAATTCGTCAGTAAGCCTATCGGTAAATCCGCTGATAACATGTACAGCTATCTGGCGCTGGTGCAGGACGATCCGACCGTTCAGGTGGTCAACAATGCGCAGAAAGCCTATGTCGAACATTTCATTCAGGGCGACCCGGACCTGGCGAAACTGCCGGTGCTTTCCGCCGCTGCGCCGTTTAAAGTCGGCGGGCGCAAGAACGATCCGGCCAGTTTTGTCGAGGTCGAAAAAGGCCAGTTGACCTTCCGTAATGCCGCTGACCTCTATCTGTACCCGAACACGCTGGTGGTTGTTAAAGCCAGTGGCAAAGAGGTGAAAGAGTGGCTTGAGTGCTCAGCCGGACAGTTTAATCAAATAGACAGCACCAGCAGCAAGCCGCAGTCGCTCATTAACTGGGATGGTTTTCGCACCTATAACTTCGATGTGATCGATGGTGTGGAATACCAGATTGATGTCTCGCAGCCCGCACGTTATGACGGCGAATGCCAGACGGTCAATCCAACAGCGGAAAGGATTAAAAATCTGACCTTCAACGGCAAGCCGATTGATCCCAATGCCACCTTCCTGGTCGCCACCAATAACTATCGCGCCTATGGCGGTAAGTTTGCCGGAACCGGTGACAGCCATATTGCCTTTGCGTCACCGGATGAGAACCGCTCGGTGCTGGCGGCATGGATTGGCGCGGAATCTAAACGTGTCGGGGAAATTCATCCGGCCGCCGATAACAACTGGCGTCTGGCGCCGATTCACAGCGAGACGAAACTGGATATCCGCTTCGAAACGTCACCGAGTGATAAAGCCGCCGCGTTTATCAAAGAGAAAGGCCAATACCCCCTGCAACACGTCGCCACCGATGATATCGGTTTCGCGATTTATCAGATGGATTTAAGCAAGTAA